Genomic window (Streptomyces sp. NBC_00078):
GCGCATCGAACTGCTCGCACTCGAACTGCCGGAGGGCAACGATGAGATCGCGTCGGTCCGCACCGAGGGAAAGCGCCTCGCGGAGGTCCTCGACGACCTGCTCGACCTGGCCCTGGCCGAGCACAACGAGGCCGACCTCCGGGTCACCGACATCGGCGCGCTGACCGCCGAGCGCGTCGCGGCGTGGACGCCGACCGCCGAGGCCAAGGGTGTGCGCCTCGTGGGCAGTTGCCCGCCGACCACGGCCTGGGCCGACCCGGTCACTCTCTCCAGCGCCCTGGACGCGGTGATCGACAACGCGGTCAAGTTCACGCCCGAGGACGAGTGCGTCGAGGTGACGGTCGTGGCCGACGGCGACGTCTCGACCGTCGTGGTCACCGACAACGGCCCGGGTCTGACCGACGAGGAGCTCGCCCGCGTCGGCGACCGCTTCTGGCGCAGCGGCCGCCATCAGAACGTCAAGGGTTCCGGCCTCGGTCTGTCCATCTCGCGCACGCTGCTCGCGGCGGGCGGCGGATCCATCTCGTACGGCCGCCACGAGCCGCACGGACTGACGGTCACCGTGTCAGTACCGAGGAACACCCCCACGGCCTGACGAGCAGCTCCGGGGCCGGCTCGGCGGCCCGCCCCAGGGCTTTGACGATGACCCAGGGCTGCCGCCCCCTCCAGGGCTGCCGGCCCCCTCCAGGGCACGACGTCGGCCCCCTCCAGGGCTCGACGATCTGCCCTGAGCCGCGACGACCTGCCCAGCTAGGGCTTGACGGACCGGTAGTAGCGCCGGGCGCCCTCGTGCAGGGCCAGCGGGTCGGTGTAGATCGCGGTGCGCAGGTCGACGAGCTGCGCGGAGTGCACGCGCGTGCCGATGCCGTCGCGGCTCCTGATCACCGTGCGGGTCACCCACTCGGTGAGCCGGGGGTCCATGTCCTTGCGCGTCATCAGCAGGTTGGACACCGCCAGTGTCGGCACGGCGACCCCGTTCTGGACGCTGGGGTAGGCCGACTCCGGCATGTTGGTGGCGCGGTAGTAGCGGGTTGCGCCGCCCTGCTCGTGCAGCTTGGCGACAAGGTCGGGGCGGATCGGCACGAAGCGGAAGGTGAAGCGGTCGGCGAGCTGCTGCAGGCCCTGCGTCGGCAGCCCGCCCGACCAGAAGAACGCGTCGATCTTGCCCTGTTTCAGCCCGTCCGGCCCGGTGTCGATGCCGTCGGCGAACGGAGTGATGTCCTTCGTCGCATCGATACCGGCCGCCTTGAGCACCCGGTCGGCGATCAGCCGCACACCTGAGCTGGGCGGCCCTATGGCCACCCGCTTGCCCTTCAGGTCCGCGACGGACTTGATGCCCGAGTCGCGCCCCACGACGAGCTGCACATAGTCGTCGTACAGCCGGGCGACCCCGCGCAGCCGATCGGCGCCGGGATTGCCCGCGAGTTCGTACGTCTCCACCGCGTCGGCCGCGGCGATGGTGAAGTCGGCGCGGCCGTCCGCCACGCGCCGGACGTTCTCCTGCGAACCGTGGCTGGTCTGCAGCTTCACCTTCAGGTTCGGCATGTCCTGGTCGAGGGCGGTGCGCAGGAGCTTGGCGTACTGCTGGTACACCCCGGCCTGTGTTCCCGTGCTGATCGTGATCGTCCCGCTCGGAGCCGCCTCGCCCAGGGGCAGCAGCCACCACAGAAGCAGCCCGAAGGCGACGAAGCCGGCGGCGGCGCCCTGCAGAGCCCGGCGCCGGCCGAACCGGGGGAACAACTTGGACATGCGAGGGATCCTGCCAGCCGGTACGCGATGCTGACCAGGGCAGGGGTCACAACCCGATCACGAAGGGGCGTTGTCAGTGGTGGTCGATAGGGTCGCCGCATGAGCTCATCGCCCGCCGACCTGGTCCGCCAATTCCACCTCGCCGTCGGGTTGGCCGTCCGCGGCACGCCCACCGA
Coding sequences:
- a CDS encoding TAXI family TRAP transporter solute-binding subunit, with the protein product MSKLFPRFGRRRALQGAAAGFVAFGLLLWWLLPLGEAAPSGTITISTGTQAGVYQQYAKLLRTALDQDMPNLKVKLQTSHGSQENVRRVADGRADFTIAAADAVETYELAGNPGADRLRGVARLYDDYVQLVVGRDSGIKSVADLKGKRVAIGPPSSGVRLIADRVLKAAGIDATKDITPFADGIDTGPDGLKQGKIDAFFWSGGLPTQGLQQLADRFTFRFVPIRPDLVAKLHEQGGATRYYRATNMPESAYPSVQNGVAVPTLAVSNLLMTRKDMDPRLTEWVTRTVIRSRDGIGTRVHSAQLVDLRTAIYTDPLALHEGARRYYRSVKP